CGCCTGGTGCGAAGCCGTGCGCAGGAATGGGGCGTTGATCCGGCGCGCCTGGGCGTGATGGGTTTTTCCGCGGGCGGCGAACTGGCCGCACTCGCCAGCATGAAGTTCGACAACGGGGTCGAAAACGCGACCGACGAAGTGGACCATCACAGTTCGAGGCCGGCGTTTCAGGCGCTGATTTATCCGGGCAGTTCCCGAAAGATCGACCCCGTGAAGGAATCCCCGCCGGTGTTCCTTGCCTGCGCCTACAATGACCGGCAGGACATCGCCGAGGGACTGGCCGAGGCGTATCTTCGCTTCAAGCGCGCCGGGGTGCCTGCGGAACTGCACATTTATGGCAGCGGCGGACATGGCTTTGGGGTCCGCACAAGCAACCGCAAACCGGTAGGAAGCTGGCTGACGCGGTTCGAGGAATGGCTGGGAGACGCCGGTTTTCTGCAAAGACCGTGATGCGATTGTTGAAATGAAGGTCTCGACGCCAGAATGAAGCGTTGCCCTTCCACTCTTGAGTTGTCTTGCGCGGTCTGATTCACTGATTCCATTACAGAGAAAGCAATCGGCAATCCCAACACGCCATGAAAAAAGCTCGACAGTTGCGACTGGCATTCCGCCGGATCGGCGCACCATCGGT
This genomic interval from Candidatus Angelobacter sp. contains the following:
- a CDS encoding alpha/beta hydrolase, which codes for MNTLSKSLLVLALSAAVTGAADELKEVLLWPNGAPGSEGRTGQEIVQRGANGERSVFRVHRPSITPYLPPKDKATGTAVLVIPGGGHRVLAIEHEGYNAAQKLSEHGIAAFVLKYRLARETNSTYRVEVEALADTQRALRLVRSRAQEWGVDPARLGVMGFSAGGELAALASMKFDNGVENATDEVDHHSSRPAFQALIYPGSSRKIDPVKESPPVFLACAYNDRQDIAEGLAEAYLRFKRAGVPAELHIYGSGGHGFGVRTSNRKPVGSWLTRFEEWLGDAGFLQRP